In the genome of Eggerthella sp. YY7918, one region contains:
- a CDS encoding cold-shock protein, with the protein MAEGTVKWFNPEKGYGFISQNDGEDLFVHFSEIKMDGFKTLDEGAAVQFDVTTGQNGKLQASNVTKL; encoded by the coding sequence ATGGCGGAAGGTACTGTGAAGTGGTTTAACCCCGAAAAAGGCTATGGGTTCATCTCCCAGAATGATGGCGAAGATCTCTTCGTCCATTTCTCTGAGATCAAGATGGACGGGTTCAAGACCCTTGACGAAGGCGCTGCAGTGCAGTTCGACGTCACGACTGGCCAGAATGGCAAGCTCCAGGCGAGCAATGTGACGAAGCTGTAA
- a CDS encoding FAD-dependent oxidoreductase — protein sequence MKSISRRSFIGGAGAGVGLFALGSLAGCAPSSAESTDEAASQQGYAWEQPLEPITDFVSEESYDIVVVGAGIAGCAAAQSAAEAGANVLLVEKFEGVTAHGQDNAALGSKLQEEKGYEYNKGEAARLVYDWSQSQANWYLIKTFVENSADVMNHYIDMAEQYNLQVILNDKMTARSDWDNLEERFRQLKYTAHNFIDPQKEEQFPNINLVNMLCQSAQEFGATVKFNTKAEQLVKEGDKVVGVVVSDDEGYKCMKASKGVILATGGISWNPDMVHAWCPLAEKADVISYFPEGGATGDGIVMGMQIGAARSRCYPAPLIHPVQLSAMGPGFDTSWLYVNNDGMRFCCEVAYEPTVTNARMNSVKDITWAIWDAHYPEHVQRQEPVKSQAWMDGLEEAVETAVENGEFMKADTLEELAEKIGVPADNLKASVNRYNRMCEAGVDEDFGVPERFLSSVVDGPFYACKINAWVLAIPYGLHVDNESQVCDNDDNPIEGLYAVGNVQGDFFANSYPVAVPGISHGRALVFGRLVGQNLANGTKIDAYQYGK from the coding sequence ATGAAATCGATTTCACGCAGAAGTTTTATCGGGGGCGCCGGAGCAGGCGTCGGGCTTTTCGCCTTGGGTTCACTGGCAGGCTGTGCGCCGTCAAGCGCGGAGTCTACCGACGAAGCCGCTTCGCAGCAAGGGTATGCTTGGGAGCAACCGCTGGAACCCATCACCGATTTCGTTTCGGAAGAATCCTACGACATCGTTGTGGTAGGCGCGGGCATCGCGGGCTGCGCGGCCGCCCAGTCGGCTGCGGAAGCGGGCGCGAACGTTCTTCTTGTTGAAAAGTTTGAAGGGGTAACGGCGCACGGACAAGACAACGCCGCACTCGGATCGAAGCTACAGGAAGAAAAAGGCTACGAATACAACAAGGGCGAGGCGGCCCGCCTTGTGTACGACTGGAGTCAGTCCCAGGCAAACTGGTATCTGATCAAAACGTTTGTTGAAAACAGTGCAGACGTCATGAATCACTACATCGACATGGCCGAGCAGTACAACCTTCAAGTAATCCTGAACGACAAAATGACCGCACGTTCCGACTGGGACAATCTTGAAGAGCGATTCCGTCAGCTAAAATACACCGCCCATAACTTCATCGACCCGCAAAAGGAAGAGCAATTCCCCAATATCAATTTGGTCAACATGCTTTGCCAGTCAGCGCAAGAGTTCGGTGCCACGGTGAAGTTCAACACCAAGGCCGAACAGCTGGTGAAGGAAGGCGATAAGGTTGTCGGCGTGGTTGTTTCCGACGACGAAGGGTACAAATGCATGAAGGCCAGCAAGGGCGTCATTCTGGCAACGGGCGGAATTTCCTGGAATCCCGATATGGTGCACGCATGGTGTCCTCTCGCTGAAAAGGCCGATGTTATCTCCTACTTCCCCGAGGGCGGCGCAACGGGAGACGGCATCGTCATGGGCATGCAGATTGGCGCGGCACGTTCTCGCTGCTATCCGGCACCGCTCATTCACCCCGTCCAGCTTTCCGCCATGGGACCTGGGTTCGACACAAGCTGGCTGTATGTGAATAACGACGGCATGCGTTTCTGCTGCGAGGTCGCCTACGAACCAACGGTCACCAATGCACGCATGAACTCCGTGAAAGACATCACCTGGGCAATCTGGGATGCCCACTATCCCGAGCACGTTCAGCGCCAGGAACCCGTCAAGTCGCAGGCGTGGATGGACGGTTTGGAAGAAGCGGTCGAGACGGCCGTAGAAAACGGCGAGTTCATGAAGGCGGATACTCTTGAGGAGCTCGCTGAAAAGATTGGTGTTCCGGCCGACAATTTGAAGGCTTCGGTCAATCGATACAACCGTATGTGCGAAGCGGGAGTAGACGAGGACTTCGGCGTGCCGGAGCGCTTCTTGAGCTCGGTGGTTGACGGTCCGTTCTATGCATGCAAGATTAACGCCTGGGTGCTCGCCATCCCGTACGGATTGCACGTCGATAATGAATCTCAGGTATGCGACAACGACGACAATCCGATCGAAGGACTGTATGCCGTGGGCAACGTGCAAGGCGACTTCTTCGCCAACTCGTACCCCGTAGCCGTTCCCGGCATCAGCCATGGTCGCGCGCTTGTCTTTGGTCGGTTGGTCGGCCAGAATCTGGCAAACGGCACGAAGATCGACGCGTACCAATACGGCAAATAG
- a CDS encoding LysR family transcriptional regulator, with amino-acid sequence MNEHQLRCFIAAAQYLNFTKAAEDLYMTQAAMTYQIAEMEKSLKVRLFDREKGRVLLTEAGESFLTSAQAILHEMDRARQTAREVEQGTTDSLSIGCHGDVLFPLLPDVLKRFRELHPEVSVFLKQGMTSDIVRGLSDGDIDVGLLTGYGDYVPSLSWLESTLVFCDTHCAVVARDHPLAQRTSVSYDDLAHDKKIILGEQGLLAHEESADFDNMLCASDPQSVVVLVAAGYGISISVSHVAPHHDPKVVCLPIENSKMNIYSCVKKDANKASLDTLLKLIAEASPSLLSKQEQLFSSC; translated from the coding sequence GTGAACGAGCATCAGTTACGCTGCTTCATTGCTGCGGCGCAATATCTTAATTTCACCAAAGCAGCCGAGGATCTTTACATGACCCAGGCAGCGATGACGTATCAGATTGCCGAAATGGAGAAGTCGCTTAAGGTGCGCCTTTTCGATCGGGAGAAAGGGAGGGTTCTTCTCACGGAGGCAGGCGAATCCTTTTTGACTTCAGCGCAGGCCATCCTTCATGAAATGGACCGGGCGCGCCAAACAGCACGCGAAGTTGAGCAGGGTACAACGGATTCGCTCAGCATAGGATGCCACGGCGATGTCTTGTTCCCCCTTCTTCCCGACGTGTTGAAGCGTTTCAGAGAACTCCATCCGGAAGTCTCCGTTTTTCTTAAGCAAGGCATGACGAGCGACATCGTTAGAGGTCTGAGCGATGGCGATATCGATGTGGGACTTCTCACCGGGTACGGAGACTACGTCCCGTCGCTCTCGTGGCTTGAGAGCACGTTGGTATTTTGCGATACCCATTGCGCCGTTGTCGCGCGCGATCATCCGCTCGCACAACGAACGAGCGTCTCGTATGACGATCTGGCGCACGACAAAAAGATAATCTTGGGAGAGCAAGGGCTTCTTGCCCACGAGGAATCGGCAGACTTTGACAACATGCTGTGCGCTTCCGACCCGCAAAGCGTCGTGGTATTGGTTGCCGCAGGCTACGGCATCAGCATTTCGGTCAGCCACGTCGCGCCGCACCATGACCCCAAGGTGGTCTGCCTGCCCATAGAAAACTCCAAGATGAATATCTATTCGTGCGTGAAAAAGGATGCGAACAAGGCTTCCCTCGATACGCTTCTCAAGTTGATTGCAGAAGCCTCTCCGAGTCTTCTTTCAAAGCAGGAGCAGCTTTTCTCGTCATGTTGA
- the ruvB gene encoding Holliday junction branch migration DNA helicase RuvB produces MADKSIEIEGLVFEAGLGATAAGGAASADARSRTVAPSLTEDDLALDRSLRPKRLGDYLGQTKIKESLAILIEAAQARGDVVDHILFSGPPGLGKTTLATVVANELGATIKTTSGPAIERTGDLAAILTNLEEGDVLFIDEIHRLNRMVEEVLYPALEDFALDIVVGKGPAARSIRLDLPRFTLIGATTRTGLLTGPLRDRFGIAFRLQYYTPEELASIVRRSAAILDVDIAEDGALEIARRSRGTPRLANRLLKRVRDWAQVRGDGVIDEDVAAQALSFFEVDALGLDAIDNRILELLTVQFGGRPVGLTTLASALSEDPDSLEDVYEPYLMQQGLMVRTPKGRVATERAYDHLGIKAPSS; encoded by the coding sequence ATGGCTGACAAGAGTATCGAAATAGAGGGTCTGGTGTTCGAGGCGGGCCTTGGCGCGACTGCGGCGGGCGGCGCCGCGTCGGCCGACGCGCGCTCGCGCACGGTCGCGCCGTCGCTCACGGAGGACGACCTTGCGCTCGACCGCAGTCTGCGGCCCAAGCGTTTGGGCGACTATTTGGGTCAGACAAAAATCAAGGAATCGCTGGCCATTCTCATAGAGGCTGCTCAAGCGCGTGGCGATGTGGTCGATCACATCTTATTCTCGGGCCCGCCGGGCCTTGGCAAGACAACTCTGGCAACCGTCGTTGCCAACGAGCTGGGCGCCACCATTAAAACAACCAGCGGACCCGCCATCGAGCGTACCGGCGATCTGGCCGCCATCCTCACAAACCTTGAGGAAGGCGATGTGCTGTTTATCGACGAGATTCATCGCCTCAACCGCATGGTGGAAGAGGTGCTGTATCCGGCGTTGGAAGACTTTGCTCTCGATATTGTGGTGGGCAAGGGACCGGCGGCGCGTTCGATCAGGCTCGACCTGCCACGCTTTACGCTCATCGGGGCTACGACCCGTACGGGGTTGCTTACAGGACCCTTGCGCGATCGCTTTGGTATTGCCTTTCGTTTACAGTATTACACCCCCGAGGAATTGGCGTCTATCGTACGCCGTTCGGCCGCTATTCTTGATGTGGATATTGCCGAGGACGGCGCCCTTGAAATCGCCCGCCGCAGCCGTGGCACGCCACGCTTGGCAAATCGTTTGCTCAAGCGGGTGCGCGACTGGGCTCAGGTGCGTGGCGACGGGGTGATTGACGAAGATGTTGCGGCGCAAGCCCTGAGCTTTTTCGAAGTGGATGCGCTCGGGTTGGATGCGATCGACAATCGCATCTTGGAGCTTCTGACGGTGCAGTTCGGCGGTCGTCCCGTTGGGTTGACGACGCTTGCCTCGGCGCTCTCGGAAGATCCCGATTCACTTGAAGATGTGTACGAGCCGTATCTGATGCAGCAGGGTTTGATGGTGCGCACGCCAAAGGGCCGCGTCGCCACCGAACGAGCATATGACCACTTGGGTATCAAGGCTCCGTCGTCCTGA
- the ruvA gene encoding Holliday junction branch migration protein RuvA: MIAFLKGVLAGKTTTTAYVDVGGVGYAVGMSQSGLSKLPEAGNPVELHTYLQVREDGISLFGFLTLEEKALFERLIGVNGVGPKVALAALSVFSPQGLVSAVSAQDVAAVQKIPGVGKKTASRIVLELKGSFDEGLAGLFADEAPDAILSEQVQGAREALLSMGFTSAEADVALQGAPEGADESVLLQYALKRLGSAGLPTVGTT; this comes from the coding sequence ATGATTGCGTTTTTGAAGGGAGTGCTGGCGGGCAAGACCACCACGACAGCCTATGTCGACGTGGGAGGCGTGGGTTATGCGGTGGGCATGTCGCAAAGCGGCCTTTCCAAACTTCCCGAGGCGGGCAATCCGGTTGAGCTGCATACCTATTTGCAGGTGCGCGAAGACGGAATATCGCTTTTCGGCTTTCTGACGCTTGAAGAAAAGGCGCTGTTCGAACGCCTTATCGGCGTAAACGGCGTGGGTCCAAAAGTGGCGCTGGCGGCGCTCTCGGTCTTTTCGCCACAAGGGTTGGTGTCGGCGGTATCGGCCCAAGATGTTGCCGCAGTACAAAAGATTCCCGGCGTAGGAAAGAAGACCGCCTCACGCATCGTGTTGGAACTGAAGGGCTCGTTCGACGAAGGGCTTGCCGGTTTGTTTGCCGACGAGGCCCCTGATGCGATTTTGTCCGAACAGGTGCAGGGGGCGCGTGAAGCGTTGCTCTCGATGGGTTTCACATCGGCCGAGGCTGATGTCGCCCTCCAAGGAGCACCTGAAGGTGCGGACGAAAGCGTCCTGTTACAATATGCGTTGAAACGACTAGGTTCCGCCGGTTTGCCGACCGTCGGAACGACTTGA
- the ruvC gene encoding crossover junction endodeoxyribonuclease RuvC: protein MARTERIILGIDPGLANTGWGVVAQRGSKLSCVAYGCITTAKDVPLARRLQKIHEQMSAVVARFEPTCVGIETVWFGVNVQSAFATGQARGAALVACAECDLEVLEFSPSQIKLAVVGTGSAEKDQVQYMVRHLLALDETPRPDHAADALAAAICYTTHEGFARRTGAACSAYDVPALAARLTKTDAERVPASAYGVHLTGKDLQ from the coding sequence GTGGCACGCACTGAACGTATCATACTGGGCATTGACCCCGGACTGGCCAACACCGGTTGGGGTGTGGTCGCGCAGCGGGGGTCAAAGCTTTCGTGCGTGGCATATGGGTGTATTACCACAGCGAAGGACGTGCCGCTCGCGCGGCGGTTGCAGAAGATCCATGAGCAGATGTCTGCCGTCGTCGCGCGCTTTGAACCCACATGTGTAGGCATTGAGACGGTATGGTTTGGCGTGAACGTACAGAGCGCGTTCGCCACGGGGCAGGCGCGCGGTGCAGCGCTTGTGGCCTGTGCCGAATGCGACCTTGAGGTGCTTGAATTCTCGCCAAGCCAAATCAAGCTGGCGGTGGTGGGCACCGGTTCGGCCGAGAAGGATCAGGTGCAGTACATGGTGCGGCACCTGCTTGCCCTCGACGAGACGCCTCGTCCTGATCATGCGGCGGATGCGTTGGCGGCGGCCATTTGCTATACCACCCACGAAGGGTTTGCTCGACGCACCGGGGCTGCGTGCTCGGCGTACGATGTGCCTGCTCTGGCGGCGCGGTTAACGAAGACAGATGCCGAGCGAGTACCGGCTTCGGCATACGGGGTTCACCTTACGGGAAAGGACCTGCAATGA
- a CDS encoding YebC/PmpR family DNA-binding transcriptional regulator, with amino-acid sequence MSGHSKWATTKHRKAAQDAKRSALFSKLSRNITVAAKEGGDPNPDNNASLAAAIEKAKGYSLPKDKIKVAIDKAFGTGKDAANYETVVYEGYGPAGVAIYCEALTDNRNRTAADVRAAFNHHGGNLGTSGSVAFMFERKGQIMVPKEVETGDKKNPVGPNGAAADEDEFMLAVAEAGGDDYEDADDEWIVYTSPTELMAVKRALEEAGIETKGAEMTMEATTPAQVSVADAKKVMRLIDKLEELEDLQNVYHVMDITDEIAEALDE; translated from the coding sequence ATGTCAGGGCATTCAAAGTGGGCTACAACGAAACATCGCAAGGCGGCGCAGGACGCGAAGCGCTCGGCCTTGTTCTCCAAACTGTCGCGTAATATCACGGTGGCGGCCAAAGAAGGCGGCGACCCGAACCCCGACAACAATGCGTCGCTTGCGGCCGCTATCGAAAAGGCCAAGGGCTATTCGCTTCCGAAGGATAAGATCAAGGTCGCTATCGACAAGGCATTCGGTACCGGCAAAGATGCGGCGAACTATGAAACGGTCGTCTACGAGGGCTATGGTCCAGCCGGCGTGGCTATCTACTGCGAGGCGCTTACCGACAACCGCAACCGCACCGCCGCCGACGTGCGCGCTGCGTTCAACCACCACGGCGGCAACCTGGGCACGTCGGGTTCGGTAGCGTTCATGTTCGAGCGCAAGGGCCAGATCATGGTGCCCAAAGAGGTTGAAACGGGCGACAAAAAGAACCCGGTGGGCCCCAACGGCGCTGCTGCCGACGAGGACGAGTTCATGTTGGCCGTGGCCGAGGCCGGCGGCGACGACTACGAGGATGCGGACGACGAGTGGATTGTCTATACCAGCCCCACCGAGCTCATGGCGGTGAAGCGTGCGCTTGAAGAGGCGGGTATTGAAACCAAGGGTGCCGAGATGACCATGGAGGCCACGACCCCTGCTCAGGTAAGCGTTGCCGACGCAAAGAAGGTCATGCGCCTCATCGACAAGCTTGAAGAGCTGGAAGACCTGCAGAACGTCTATCACGTCATGGATATCACCGACGAAATCGCCGAAGCGCTTGACGAATAG
- the bfr gene encoding bacterioferritin, which translates to MKGNQQLIDALNDLLAGELTAINQYMVHAEMCEDWGYGKLHENFEKRAITEMKHAEKLIERILFLEGTPIVSHLNDINIGAMVPQQVDNDHALEIDTVRDYNEAIVLAGDVLDYATRDILMEILEDEDQHVDELEELQDQIEQMSLQIFLSTQN; encoded by the coding sequence ATGAAGGGCAACCAACAGCTCATCGATGCACTCAACGACCTGCTTGCCGGCGAGTTGACCGCCATCAACCAGTACATGGTCCACGCCGAAATGTGCGAGGACTGGGGGTATGGAAAACTGCATGAAAACTTTGAGAAGCGTGCCATCACCGAGATGAAGCACGCCGAAAAGCTTATCGAACGCATCCTCTTCTTGGAGGGCACGCCCATCGTGTCGCACCTCAACGACATCAATATCGGCGCCATGGTGCCCCAGCAGGTGGATAACGACCACGCGCTTGAAATCGACACGGTGCGCGACTACAACGAAGCCATTGTTTTGGCTGGCGATGTGCTCGACTACGCCACGCGCGACATCCTCATGGAAATTCTTGAGGACGAGGATCAGCACGTTGACGAGCTTGAAGAGCTGCAGGATCAGATCGAGCAGATGTCGCTTCAAATTTTCCTCTCCACCCAAAACTAG
- a CDS encoding phosphoglycerate dehydrogenase — protein MRNIHCLNNISNFGTDLLTNEYSLTDDPAQAEGILVRSAAMHDMDFSPNLRAIARAGAGVNNIPLDRCAKEGIVVFNTPGANANAVKELVICALMLGSRGIVEGIEWCREHAEDETIAKDVEKAKKQFAGREILGKKLGVIGLGAIGAQVANAAVDLGMDVYGYDPYVSVGAAWRMSSAVHHVTELDELLSTCDYLTIHVPAVEGTIGMIDEHACSVMKDGAVVLNFSRDTLVNNAAMAAALASGKLHAYITDFATPEVMKMEHAIVLPHLGASTAEAEDNCAMMAVRQMMDYLENGSITNSVNYPALDAGPLPTSGSRICVLHENVPNMISQIATAFGEEGVNIENMVNKARGENAYTCIDLNQKMPYDEVKQRLSGIHGVRRARVL, from the coding sequence ATGCGCAACATCCATTGCCTGAACAACATATCGAACTTCGGCACCGACCTTTTGACCAACGAGTATTCCCTGACCGACGATCCCGCGCAGGCCGAAGGCATCCTCGTCCGCAGCGCTGCCATGCACGATATGGACTTCTCCCCCAATCTGCGCGCCATCGCGCGGGCTGGAGCGGGCGTGAACAACATCCCGCTCGACCGGTGCGCCAAAGAGGGCATCGTGGTGTTCAACACCCCCGGCGCCAACGCCAACGCGGTGAAGGAGCTGGTGATTTGCGCGCTTATGCTGGGCAGCCGCGGCATTGTGGAGGGCATCGAATGGTGCCGTGAACACGCTGAGGACGAAACGATCGCCAAAGATGTCGAGAAGGCCAAGAAGCAGTTTGCCGGCCGCGAAATTCTCGGCAAGAAGCTGGGCGTCATCGGGCTGGGAGCCATCGGCGCGCAGGTGGCCAACGCGGCGGTCGACTTGGGCATGGACGTCTATGGCTACGATCCCTATGTCTCCGTTGGCGCAGCATGGAGAATGTCGAGCGCGGTGCACCACGTGACGGAGCTCGACGAGCTTTTGTCCACGTGCGACTACCTGACCATCCACGTCCCCGCCGTTGAGGGTACCATCGGCATGATCGACGAGCATGCGTGCTCCGTCATGAAAGACGGCGCAGTGGTCCTGAATTTCTCGCGTGACACACTGGTGAACAACGCCGCTATGGCCGCCGCGCTCGCCTCGGGCAAGCTGCATGCCTATATCACCGACTTCGCCACGCCTGAGGTCATGAAGATGGAACACGCCATCGTCCTGCCCCACCTGGGCGCTTCGACCGCCGAGGCCGAAGATAACTGCGCGATGATGGCCGTGCGCCAAATGATGGACTACCTGGAAAACGGCAGCATCACAAATTCCGTGAACTACCCGGCGCTTGACGCCGGCCCGCTGCCGACTTCGGGCAGCCGCATCTGCGTGCTGCACGAGAACGTGCCGAACATGATCAGCCAGATTGCCACCGCCTTTGGCGAAGAGGGCGTCAATATCGAAAACATGGTGAACAAGGCGCGCGGAGAGAACGCCTACACCTGCATCGATCTCAACCAGAAAATGCCCTACGACGAGGTGAAGCAGCGCCTGAGCGGCATCCACGGCGTCCGCCGCGCCCGTGTGCTGTAG
- a CDS encoding LysR family transcriptional regulator yields the protein MRTTQLECFASVARHRSFTKAAEELHIAQPAVSQQIQALEQELGFRLFDRSHQEVSLTRAGRAYYLDSLSILEALDTARARGTAIAQGYSGELCFGVFGSTQSSDMQSITRFHRENPGIQLSFKRAFPKMQHQQLVAGEFDLCFTAVGHICDDERIAISGKKSSRPFVLVHQSHPLASKTSVHASELARYTHIFAEHDDRDTSSVIPPLLGENVSPESIRYAEDQDIAWLMMRLGLGVEIVPESVVSFKQEDIHALAIEGIDWELETAWVYLEDNENPALKAFLRFLD from the coding sequence ATGAGAACGACCCAGCTGGAATGTTTCGCGTCGGTTGCTCGTCATCGCAGCTTCACGAAGGCTGCCGAGGAGCTTCATATCGCACAACCGGCAGTCAGCCAGCAGATTCAGGCGCTGGAACAAGAACTGGGTTTTCGGCTGTTTGATCGCAGCCACCAAGAAGTGTCGCTTACGAGAGCGGGTCGGGCCTACTACCTGGACTCGCTCTCCATTTTGGAGGCCCTTGATACGGCGCGTGCCAGGGGCACGGCCATCGCTCAAGGCTATTCGGGAGAGCTCTGCTTTGGGGTGTTTGGCAGCACCCAAAGCTCTGACATGCAGAGTATTACCCGCTTTCATCGCGAAAATCCCGGCATCCAACTGTCGTTCAAGCGGGCATTCCCCAAAATGCAGCACCAGCAACTTGTCGCCGGGGAATTTGACCTGTGCTTCACGGCCGTCGGGCACATTTGCGATGACGAGCGCATTGCCATTTCAGGCAAAAAGTCGAGTCGCCCCTTTGTGCTCGTACATCAAAGCCATCCCCTTGCATCAAAAACTTCGGTTCACGCAAGCGAATTGGCCCGCTATACCCATATATTTGCCGAACATGACGACCGCGACACCTCCTCTGTCATTCCGCCACTTCTTGGAGAGAACGTTTCGCCGGAAAGCATACGGTACGCTGAAGATCAGGACATCGCCTGGCTCATGATGCGTCTGGGGTTGGGCGTTGAAATTGTTCCCGAAAGCGTTGTGTCGTTCAAACAAGAAGATATCCACGCCCTCGCAATTGAGGGAATCGACTGGGAACTTGAGACGGCCTGGGTATACCTTGAAGACAACGAAAACCCCGCCCTCAAGGCGTTCCTTCGGTTTCTCGACTGA
- a CDS encoding FAD-binding protein, with translation MDTPRDISRRHFIEGGFVGAAGLMAAGLLSSCASNQEAPAQQEAGDKATTQLATADETVESNILIVGSGASGLMAAYEAGKAGAKDILVIANCPSIEANNGNMVSGTAAVETPYTEAIGQDYTSKQLFDRMIEFAHWTVNARLLKTCVDLLPGNIDIFDELGIELSLGADRYSIGFEEVHLFGTKNKSAIFQKFLEDTYGVQFRFSTEAQHALMENDTCVGVQATDADGKVIDFKANATLLACGGYIANPDMLKEVYGDMTIVASSTEWQKGLGVTIAQEAGAFRESTHGLGMNDIFGSTEELGFNLGEPLLGIAFYGGLIVDEHGKRFMNEYMLANASMAGGGEATLHVKQYYAILSQRVVDALKEQGYYQVIGSPEFWVSGQLLYSQPMPDLDTNLQNAIDLGWVYKGDSIADVAAQAGLDELEATVEAYDQMAAAGEDTMFGKRAEMLVPVADGGPYYLFKYNPGAFNTFGGCRTDEFTRALRADFSVIDGLYIAGVENGSLYSRPYYDVGGTCSGLSYSSGRLAGMHMAEYVK, from the coding sequence ATGGATACACCAAGGGATATATCGAGGCGTCATTTTATTGAGGGAGGCTTTGTCGGCGCCGCGGGGCTTATGGCTGCCGGCCTGCTTTCATCATGCGCTTCGAATCAGGAAGCTCCTGCCCAACAGGAGGCAGGCGACAAGGCGACAACCCAGCTCGCCACCGCCGATGAAACGGTCGAGTCGAACATCCTTATTGTCGGCTCAGGCGCATCGGGACTTATGGCAGCCTACGAGGCGGGAAAAGCTGGCGCCAAAGACATTCTCGTCATTGCCAACTGCCCCTCCATTGAGGCTAACAACGGCAACATGGTCAGCGGCACCGCAGCGGTCGAGACGCCCTACACCGAAGCCATCGGTCAGGACTACACCAGCAAGCAGCTGTTCGATCGCATGATCGAATTCGCGCATTGGACCGTCAACGCGCGCCTGCTCAAAACGTGCGTCGATCTTTTGCCGGGCAACATCGATATTTTCGACGAGCTGGGCATCGAACTTTCGCTTGGCGCCGATCGCTACAGCATCGGCTTCGAAGAAGTTCACCTGTTTGGCACGAAAAACAAGAGTGCGATATTCCAGAAGTTTTTGGAGGACACCTACGGGGTGCAGTTCCGCTTCTCCACTGAGGCGCAACACGCCCTCATGGAAAACGACACGTGCGTGGGCGTGCAGGCGACCGATGCCGACGGCAAAGTTATCGACTTCAAGGCGAACGCCACCCTGTTGGCTTGCGGCGGTTACATAGCCAATCCCGACATGCTCAAAGAGGTCTATGGCGACATGACCATCGTCGCTTCCTCTACCGAATGGCAGAAGGGTCTGGGCGTGACCATCGCTCAGGAGGCAGGCGCCTTCCGCGAAAGCACGCACGGCTTGGGCATGAACGACATCTTTGGTTCGACCGAGGAACTGGGCTTCAACCTGGGCGAGCCGCTGCTGGGTATCGCGTTCTACGGCGGATTGATCGTCGACGAACACGGCAAGCGCTTCATGAATGAATACATGCTGGCCAATGCCTCAATGGCAGGCGGCGGCGAGGCAACGCTGCATGTGAAGCAGTACTACGCCATCCTCAGCCAGCGCGTTGTCGACGCGTTGAAAGAGCAGGGCTACTACCAGGTAATCGGAAGTCCCGAGTTCTGGGTGTCCGGCCAGTTGCTGTACAGCCAACCGATGCCCGATTTGGATACCAACCTGCAAAACGCCATAGATTTGGGCTGGGTGTACAAGGGCGACTCCATCGCCGACGTGGCGGCTCAAGCAGGCCTTGACGAACTGGAAGCAACGGTGGAGGCCTATGATCAGATGGCTGCGGCGGGCGAAGATACGATGTTTGGCAAGCGGGCAGAGATGCTGGTGCCTGTGGCCGACGGCGGGCCGTACTATCTGTTCAAGTACAACCCCGGCGCATTCAATACCTTCGGCGGCTGTCGCACCGACGAGTTCACAAGAGCGCTGCGCGCCGACTTCAGCGTCATCGACGGCCTCTACATTGCCGGCGTGGAGAATGGCAGTCTTTACAGCCGTCCCTACTATGACGTGGGAGGCACCTGCTCTGGCCTGTCATACAGCTCCGGTCGTTTGGCCGGCATGCACATGGCCGAGTATGTGAAGTAG